Within Spinacia oleracea cultivar Varoflay chromosome 4, BTI_SOV_V1, whole genome shotgun sequence, the genomic segment CAAgcttgtatatatatttttaacatAAAAAGTCTTGCACGTACTATCTGTATTAGTGGTGGAACTAGAAATTATAAATAGGGGCTTTTATaacaatgaaaaataaaaaataaaacaaaaagtatAAAAATGAGGTTTGAGGAAGCTATTATTCCAATCTTGTACCTCTAAAACCTCAGACTTTTAAATTAAACCAATAAAGCTATATTAGACATGTATGTTTGTAGTGCATAATTTTTAAACATATCAtgtggggggtggggggggggggggagtggtAACTGAGGGTgaacaataaatttattttacctCGGGGTAACTTTTTCCTAGTGTTTGTtaacttttaacatgttttgattaaattttatattgtaatttttttttttgataaataaatattttaaagggctTCGTAGTTACTTCTATACtacactagttgttggaccgtgcgctagcgcgcacgatccCCCAAGATATAAAAATCACCGATGTAAATTAATTCCAAAGCACGAGCCACAATCCCTTGAGTTAGTTGTTTGGTAGATGTATAAAGGGAATTAGAAACATACTTGTAAATATTTGCAAACACGAATTTAATAGACGAAGAAAGATGTAGGGGCTTGCATAACGTAGGTAAGCAAAAGGGTCAATGGGTATTTGTCAGGAACATGAAAATCCAAGGCTATCATGTTCCTCTAAAAAAAACCCCACCACATATATATAATGTAGTTCAAAATAAGCAATGCAACATTAACATGGGTTGCTTGCAAAAGGCTTAATGCATATCGCCTGCATACATAGTTTCTCTAGTACTTAGCTTTCATACATACTAAATAAAAGCATTACTTCCAAAAGAATAGAGAAGGCTCAAGCAGATAAGATTCATTCCTATACCTCTACATAATAGCTATATACAACCAATACCAGCATACTTAAGACACTCTATATAAAAGCATTACTTCCAAAAGAGTAGAGAAGGATCAAGCAGATAAGATTCATTCCTATACGTCTGCATAATAGCTATATACAACCAATCCCAGCATACTTAAGACACTCAACAGACGTTCCATAGAAGATTAAGCAATTAACCAATAATTGTTGATGATCTTATTTTGCTGACATAAAGCTGACTCATttgtgttttgctgatgatcttATTTTGTGCTGCAAAGGTGAATTTCCTTCAATATATTTGCTACTCCAAGTTTTCAAGTTGTTCTCTGATTCATCTTGATTAATGGTAAATAAGCAAAAATCCTCTATTTATTGTTATGGCATGGCTGAAGATGATGTGAGGAGAGTAGTGTCAGCTTCTGGTTTTACTAGAAGTACCTCGCCTTTCAAGTACTTGAGTGTTTCTATTTGTGCTAAAAAGATTACTGCTGCACAATGTGAAATTCTAGTTGATAAGATGATCCTAAGAATCAAAGTTTGGAGCTCTAGAAACCTTTCTTATACAGCAAGAGTTCTTCAGATTAATTCTGTATTGTTGAGTTTGCATAGCTATTGGGCTCAGATTTATAACTTGCCTAAGAAGGTTCTGAAGGAGATCACCATGGTGTGTAGGTCCTTTATGTGGAGTGGGAAAGCTTATAGTAGCAAGCCAAGTAATATTTCCTGGAACAGTTCTTGTTGTGAGAAGAAAGAAGGTGGACTTGGCTTCAGAGACATTCTGAAATGGAATACTGCAGCTATTGGAAAGTATGTGTGGGCTGTTGCCACAAAGCAAGATAGTATATGGATTAAATGGGTGAACTCTGTTTATGTCAAGGATGGGGTATGGTGGGAGTACCAGCCTAGCAATTCTGCAAGCTGGTACTGGAGAAAGATTTGTGAAACAAAGGAAGTTCTGAAGCAATATTATACTGTTCTTGAATTTAGCAGTATGTCCTGTTACTCTGTGAAAGATGTGTATAAAAAGCTGACAGGTCCAAAACCTCTGGTGCACTGGGATCATATGGTGTGGAACATATTGAATACACCTAAGCACAAGTTCATTTGTTGGATGGCTGTTCAGGCCAGGTTACAAACAACTGCAAGATTAGCCAAAATTGGTGTATGCTCTTCTCCTAACTGTCTTTTGTGTGATCAGTAAGAGGAGGTTCATGATCATCTGTTTTTTGCATGCCCTTATAGCAAGAGGTGTATTGAGGAGATCAAGAGTTGGGTTGGCTTTCACACTACACACTGTGGGCTTCAGATTCTCATCCGAAGAGTTGGTAATAGTAATCAAACCAAGTTTCGAAGGCAAGTTTGGTGTGCTGCCTTAGCAGCAACTGTGTATTCTGTATGGAGGAGTAGGAATGGAAGTTTATGGGATAAGTGCATCCCAACTGTGCAAAATACTGTTAATCGAATCAAGCAGATTGTGAGAGATAGAATTAGGAGTGTAATGCCTAGAAAAGTAAGTCAAAAGGATAGCTTATGGTTTTTAACTCTTTAAGAGTTGTATTAGTTATGTTGCTCTCTCCTTTGTGAAagggtccaacctagttggttcgtTTCCTTTGGAGTTAGCCTAGTTTGAAATCCGTTTTTGTGATTAATATTATCCTTTcttacttagcaaaaaaaaaacaataattgCAATGACGGTAAAAACAAAAGGCTGGCAAGAGAAGACAAATCTCATGGCTTAACGAGCAAAATGTCATCCATTTACATTGGAGCACATATCCATTGCCCAAAGACATGGCTCAAGCAGAGCTGGTATTAGATTGATCTATTGATTGAGTTGAACATGAATCCTGATCTTGGAATGAAAAATCCAACAACTTTGCCCCCTGATAGTATTGAGCAGCAACTCCCATTTTCAAGCTTGAATCCTCTGATAAAGAATTGGTTCTATGAATGGCCCCCCAGTCAAAGGTGAAATGAGTCCTCGATACTGATACTCGGTAAGTGAAAATTTCTTCTTGTTAACAAATGTAACAGAAACTCTATTATATCAATATTATAAAGGAAAACATTAAGCTGATGACCAGAAGAACTTGTATAACAAATTGATAGATGATCTGTTTATCTGCAAATGAGTGCTTCATGTTTTCAGCAACCAACCTAAAATGATCTTGTGGATGattaaccccccccccccccccaaactcCCATAGGCTATAATGACATGTGTATATTTATGTTCAACCAAGTGCCTCACGCTCACACAACATCGTGATTTCGAATAGTTGTGAATAGAAGAATGTTTTCCTTTTATGCAACATCATGTCACATACTTGGGATTCCCTGTTAATTCGTTaccaattttaatttttagactTTTCCCAAATCAGAATTACTCAACCAGAAAACTAAATCTATACATTCACCCATCTTCTTTAATGCTCCAGAACAATTAGCATATTAAAGAGAGCCAATTTGATGAAACGAACGCCAGAAAACTTTCAAAAATCCGCGTCTCTTTGGAATGCTTTCTCCATGATAACAGTGTTTGGACTGTAAGACGTTGATTATGGAAAAGATTAATTAAAGGACTTGAATGACACTGCATAACCCAGACAGTCAGCTCACCAACCTCGCCAACTGGTCTCACCCTCATGCAATCACGCCACCCACACCATTAAGACTTAAGAGGCAAATAAGCAAAGACATGACTTTATGCTTCTAAGGTCTGACACAGATAGCAAACAAACTAAGGATTCTTTTGCTCATTTTCACAATTACCTTTAGTAGTAAAGAAAACGAAAACCAATAGCTGATATTTATTAGTATTGTGATTAGATATGATATATGCACAAGTAAAGGGAAAAGGACAATCAACAATAAAAGGGTTATGCTGCCTTAATGCCTGTAAGGAATTTGAGTTACAATGAGTTACAACAAGTCAGAGTACCGGTTGACAACGTAATCCAACGACACAGAAATGAAGATCGAAAGGCAAAGACAACACAGAAAAGAAGGTCAACGTCGTGTTTCACGAACCTAAAAGCCACACCAGGTTATCTAAATGACTCAAGTCACCAGGATGACCTTCATCTAACAGCTACACAAACAAGTTAAGCCAAATTCTAAATTGAAAAGAGCGAATTTTCCATATTACAGGTCTTACCAAATCCATTTTGAGTTTTTGACAACAACTGATACcaagaatatcaacttttttacCACAAGAAGTCAAATCTCAAATCAATCAGAAATAGAAAATGTAATAGACCATTTACAGAACTGAATTCAGTAGCAGTAATATTAACCCCAAAAAACAATTttatcaccaaaaaaaaaaaccccaaaaaagcAGTTAAAAAACTTGCTTTACACCCACGAAGACCAAGTTCAGCAGCAATTGAAGACAAAAACTGAAGAAAATCAGTCATTAGCAAAATCCTAAAACATGATTAAGAAGTGATTAACTTCAACCCATTTATAAATACATGATTACAAGTATCTATAAAACCCCAAATGATCAAAAGAATCTATACACAAATCCACAAAAACGAAAAAAATCACCCCATTAGAAAACAATAAAGTACACccagaaaaattgaaaacaaaaaccaaaaaaattatagaattaaagaaaaaaaaccttTAATTTTGGAGATATCTCCAAATTTATCTCTCTTTGTAAATCTGTTTTCTGGGGGGAAATCTTGGGGCTTTTACTGTATAAAACGAGCCAACAATAAGCAAAGTAAACGAAGGCCAAACAAAAGGGGGCATAAAAGAAGTGACAAATAGATTTCAAACAAACAAAAGTTTATGAATCCTTGTGCATAATGTCATATGACCATCTAGTAAAATACAACGTATACAAAGAGTTAAGGTCTATGGTCGGTCAAATTAAAGGCCCTTTATTTACAGATTTTTCAAATAAGGCAAAAATAAACAGACATTCGGTTCAGCGTTTAGCTAATAATAGTCTAAGAAATTCTTCGTATCTTATTATTCATTTCAAACTGAAGAGTATACAATCAAATTTAGAAGAGAGCAATAAATAGATGATGAACagatatcaagaacatccaaaaaAAATCTGACAACCAAGGAATACCTTTAATCAAATCTCTTACGGAGACATTTCCCACAGGAAACACACAATATGTCAATAGCCGGCTCGGCAAGTCAAGCCCTGAGTCAGAAAGTACAGGAGAGCCTGTAATAGATGCACGAGGGAACTTCTTATGCAATTGATTAGACCTGAAACCAGAATTTTAATGAAATAGTAGGAACAACATCTTAAACCGGGATAATAAGTCATAACAGTAAAGCATAATGAAACAACATGAAAACCAATACTCACGATTTGTGTACAAAGTTAGCCTTAACCCCAGGCAATTGAGAATATTTCGGCCAAATCTTGTCAGTAGGTGTGCCCAGTGTTCTGAATATCTGCAAAGGGCCATTGAACACATTAAAAAAAACGAGCACCAAAAGATAAGGTAAAAGACAAGACCGTGGATCAGAAAGATGGCAACCAGAAGAGACAAAGGCCTGCCTTGCCAATCTGCTCAACCTCAATATTTTCATCAAACAATGGTTTATTGGTTAGCAGTTCCGCCATTATGCAAACCACTGACCACATATCCACCGCTGTTGAGTACTCTTTAGCTCCAAGAAGAAGCTCAGGAGCCCTGCAACATAGCAAAACACCATCAATTATACTTAGCAGGCTATTGCAAACAACCACCATACATAATATGACCGTGATATTAAAGAACCAGATATATAAATTGAAATAGAAGGATAAAATTAGCAGTTCTACCTGTACCAAAGAGTTAATCAGTCAGTTGGGCATTCAAGAACTGAAACTGCGTTAATTTGATTTGCACTCTATATATCCTAGTCTCAAACTTTCAATGTACCACCAATTAGCTAAGTGTAACATTAATAAGTTAAATATAAACACATCTAGGAAGAGAAGATCCTTTCACCAAAAAATGAACAGAAGATCCTGTATTGATCTGTTAAGAAACAAGGCAaaacatatactccgtattgtaGAGGGACAACCTATATTTTCAAGCCTTACGTGGCCGCTTAGTTTCCTTAAGAAATATGTTGTTGTTTACCTAATTCTTGATAATCATTTTAATAACTCTTTAGTGCCTCCTCACCTTCCCCTCCCTCCCCCTATCTTTTCCCATCCAACCGTCGACTTTTGTCTCTGTACTTTCCagctctcacttttctctcacTCGTTTTTCACAGCTTTGTAAATATTAGAAAATCTTTATGCGGTTGATGACCTCCTAAAAGAGATCTATATCTCTTTGTCCCCATGGCCTCTACTTTCTAGTCCCTAGCCCCATCAACTTACATTCCTCATCAAAACCAGTCAATATCCAATTGATCTAACTACAATTACAAACACAACCGAATAAGAGTTGTACCTCCACACACTCCATTATCTTTCAGTATAGCAATTACTAAATTCCAAAAATAATAAGCTCCATATTCATCTCAATAGGTAGCATTTTCTATCTAAATTCACCGATTTTCAACATCACACTCATACACAAAATTCACTGAAAAATTCTAGTTGAAAAATGTGTTTAAGGTCAAAACCTTATCAATTCAAAGCTCGGACAACGGAGAAATAAGAGGCAACATAATTATCATTCTAGAACTAATCAAGCACCAAAttccaaaagaaaataaaagcccCTAAATCACAGACACAATTCACTGCGAATTCATCACCACCACTTAAAATACACAACATTCAGAAATCCAACAAATTACACaataaaatcacaaaattaCTCAAACTGATCTCTAAAAAGTAGCATTATCTATCCAAACACACCAATTCCACAATCAAAAACAGAATTCAACTGATCATTTCAGTTTTTAACATGCACTCCTAAGACCAAATCAACAACTGGCAATCCGAATTTCATCGATTAAATATTCAACACCTGCTCATCCGAAATAGTCGATtcaacaatcaaaatcacaatTCATCCAAAATTCATGGCAGACCTCCAATGATCCACCtaatcaaatattttacaatCGGAAATTTAGCAACTCcatgataaaaaaaatacaattcaTCCAACATCGCCACAAAATTAGCATTTCCTACCATTATCAaaacaataaaatattttttaaaaaaaaatcattaagcAAGAGAAAATGCAGTACCCAGTTATGATGGAAGAGGCGAGGAGGTGATGAAAAGGAACCTTCGAAACACTAACAGAAACAGAGAACTGATCAGACGGCAAAAGTCCGAGCATTGTAGAAATCGTCTATTTCATAGAATCCTTGGCAGAATCAGAAACACCTTTGGAAATATCAAATGTATCAAGAGGTTCGATGCGTTTCAACATGGTGGCGATAACGGCAAACTCTCTAGAAAATTCCAATTTCCGTGTATCGGAAAGTCCACCACCTCCGACGCCGGATACGAGGCATCCAATGATGCGATTCGACGGTAAGAAATGGAGGCTGCAGAGTGAAAAGAGCGGGGAGATGGAAGAGGAGGAGGTAGAAAATGGAGGTGGTTTTGGTGTTGGTAAGGAAGTTGAAAGGGTTTGAGAGAGAGGAAAAGAGCTATGCTTGTTGTGGAAGCCATTGACGAAGCTTTTGAAGCTTTCTCTCACCACTTTGGGATTTAGGGTTTGCTGTTAATCCATAGTATTGCTAGGAAATAGgcaaaggagagagaagatagaGGAGGAAATAGgcaaaggagagagaagatagtGGAGCTGTACGAAGACAATGGAAGATGGAGAGGAAAAACCGAGAAAGGTGAAGAACGCCATTGCAGAGGGGGGAAGTAGAAGGACGCAGGAGGACGAAGACAGGGAAGGGGGACACCTGGATCATTTGTTAATGAAAAACTAACAGCTGGTAATGGTAGGGGCGTAATTAATGAAGGAATTTAAGGATGTGGACGTAATTCCACTATTCTTAAGGAGAGTTAAGAAGGGAGTTCTTGCTTTTTAAAGGGGTAgaattattagtgattttgggtatatatatatatatatatatgaacaataaatttattttacctCGGGGTAACTTTTTCCTAGTGTTTGTtaacttttaacatgttttgattaaattttatattataatatttttttatataaataaatattttaaagggctTCGTAGTTACTtctacattattagtgattttgggtatatattatatatatatatatatatatatatatatatatatatatactccctccgtcccttaatacgcgacttgttttgactttttgcattattcacataatttatttTGACTGTAACAACCTATAAATTCTCCTATAGAAAATAAGGAATAAAAgtgttatttaaattgattgtGGCGGAAACACCGTCTTCTAGTATTGTCACTACTACAATAAAAAGGAGTTTAAACACTAAGATGCaaaccaacaaaaaaaatattgagtaaTTGAGTTAAATTTTCAAATgagttaattaaaacacaacgttaactaaaataaattagaaagtttaaaataaaataaactctAATTGTCTACTCTCACTCGGAGCCCAAGTCCAAGCCCAATAAGCTAGTAAGATAACATGTACAATAATCAACATAATTCCACAATCAGTGGGGAGCAATGTAAATAGAAGTTCTCCAAGTTTAAGTTAAACTagacaattaaaatcaatacatttaagaaaaaattgattctaaaaatacaactTTTAAGCGATCTGCTTAAAAAGGGCTGACTTTATGTTTATCTAAGAATAACACAACCTTTCGGACATATCTTCATTTAAAAGGCTCCCCTCTATAATAACTTGCTAAAATAGGTAATATGCTACATCATTTTTTAATcttcttgttaattatataaagaaaaaatatttaatttgtgaTGTTGGTTTTCATATTACCTATTGTAGCAAGTCATTTATGAGGGGTGCCCTTTAAAAGAATACAGGTCTAAAATGTTGTGTTATTCTTAGTTAAACGAAAAGTCAGCCCTTTTTAAGCAGATCGCTTAAaggttgtatttttagaatcaaattttcctacatttaaatagaataagggtgagtttatccctagACTCATCTCCAATATTCAGACTCTGCCACATCAGCTTTTCACTAACTTTTTTATTATCCAGACTCACACAAGACTTTccctatttttacacattatcccCAGACTCACCTCAGACTTACCTAACTccttaaataatatattatgttcgtatattttttttttagtacattttctaaataatattGAAAATATGGTTTCTTATATACAACAAAGTATATGGGATGTCGGAAGTGGATTTGACACTAACGAAAGGCTGATCAATATTTTGACTAGTATGAGTAGATTGTGAATTTGGGTTAAATTTTCCACTTGCTCGTTTCTCATATTTTgagattgatttttttttgaataaaaatataattaatttttttgggtgaaataagataaattaagtttgaAGCAAAAGtgaataagattttttttttgggtgaaataagataaattaagttgatgtggcatgatttgattgGGGGGGGAGTGGAGTTTTAAGTgagtcttggattttgaaaCCCACTTCAAGACTTGGTGTAGTCTTTTACCACATTATTCCAAGACTTAGACTCGAGACTCACCTTCAGACTCTCTTCCAGACTAAGAATAAACTCACCCTAAGTAAGGACGCAATAccaacaagtcaacaacaatCAACTCAAAATTAgataattaatttaaaagaaCAATAAGATCATTTAATCATCAATTAACTCTTAAAAATATAAATCAAACAGATTTAAGTAAAACTCTTTCTTTGACTTGTAAAGACTACTCAAAATTAATatcacttaaaaaataaaaataaaaatttaacttTGGAAAACAATTCGTGAGGtaagcatataaaatatgaACCCAGGTGAATACCGCAGCCCACCTCTCAAGGTTTGTCAGGGCGAAGCACCAGAGATCCTGCAGCCGTCCGTGTCAGAGAATGGCCAAACTCCTGGTTCTACTCGAATCCCGCAGCCCGAGCCATTCCAGACGACAGCAATTAACCCGTGTAAATACTACCTGAATCCCGCAGCCCAGTAATTGTCTTAGGCTCACAAAATAGAAAATATTGAAATGTActtctttgaaaaaaaaatcatcaaaatacatTTAGGGATCCTTAACCCTAAAAACAATTGCAAAATCATATACAGATCATCAACTCTTGATTCAaataattcaaacttcaaacatTCATTTATCATATTAAGGTGTGACACTTATTGTCTGGGTTTGGACCGCAAACTCGATTATACAGGCGTGTGTATGGTGCAATTGGTGCACCTGTCCCAAAACGACACGCGTTAAAATATAAAACGCGGTTACGCGGGTTTCTGGAGAAggaaaagaacaaacgttgtttttTGTTAATGAAAAGAACAATTACTGCtctgttttattttgatttggaaaagaacaaacgttgttttttattaatgaaaagaacaaacgttgtttttttgttaaagaaaagaacaatgactgctctgttttattttgatttttttttttcgttttttttttcgctCCATTTTTCTGGTATATATATCTTCCTTTTTATAATTTCGAATCAGAAActatgaagaggagagagaaactataaagaggagagagaaactgtgaagaggagagagaaagtaatggaAAATTTAGTTGATCTTTGtacttcaatttcaaattctattgattcttcttcttcaaatttgaattcctcAGCTGATAATCTGATTTgtgaaggtaatttttcaattttttaaaaacgaattacttgtttgtgatgattttgattttgattttcgttatttgatcatttgaattcattttgattttgttgatcATTAGATTTCTGCAAATCTGAAATTACTCGGATtaatgtattttattaaatattttctTATACATTTTCAGAAATTTTGAATAATGTGTTGGATCAATCGAAAGAaaatgatgttgatgatgatccAGAATCTTATGTGGTTGTTGGTCAAGGTATTAGTCCTgttcttttttcgattttatatgttcttttagtctaacgttttgttcttttatatattggttctGTAATAAGTGATTGTAAGTgatgtaataataataattgattGTAATAATACAGAAAATAATCATTGAACATGTTGCTCTTTTTTGatttagcttgttgttcttttgatattacACACATCATTTCAAATTGTTCTTTTatcatttttgttgttcttttatcatttttgttgttattttatttttttcttgttcttttcatATTGTTAATAggtgttctacatgatatgttcttttctgttgtttataatgttctttttctttattttattatgttcttttattttttatcttgttgttcttttttgctttagcttgttgttcttttgatattacACACATCAGATCAAATTATTCTTTTgtcatttttgttgttcttttagtttttttcttgttcttttcacATTGTTAATATAAGTGTTCTATATGATATGTTCATTTTctgttatttataatgttcttttcatttactttattatgttcgtttatttataatgttcttttctgttatttataatgttctttctctgtactttattattttcttttatgctCTATTGCTGTTCTTTTTGTGTTGGTAATGTTCTATTATTTTTGCAGATTTTGAAGAACCAGTTTCACTTGAGGGTAGTGTAGTTAAGGATGATGATGAAGCGTATGAGTTATACAATAGTCATGCTTTTAGGA encodes:
- the LOC110785290 gene encoding cyclin-dependent kinase G-2 isoform X2; the protein is MLGLLPSDQFSVSVSVSKVPFHHLLASSIITGAPELLLGAKEYSTAVDMWSVVCIMAELLTNKPLFDENIEVEQIGKIFRTLGTPTDKIWPKYSQLPGVKANFVHKSSNQLHKKFPRASITGSPVLSDSGLDLPSRLLTYCVFPVGNVSVRDLIKVQTLLSWRKHSKETRIFESFLAFVSSNWLSLIC
- the LOC110785290 gene encoding cyclin-dependent kinase G-2 isoform X3; this encodes MLGLLPSDQFSVSVSVSKVPFHHLLASSIITGAPELLLGAKEYSTAVDMWSVVCIMAELLTNKPLFDENIEVEQIGKIFRTLGTPTDKIWPKYSQLPGVKANFVHKSSNQLHKKFPRASITGSPVLSDSGLDLPSRLLTYCVFPVGNVSVRDLIKVKAPRFPPRKQIYKER
- the LOC110785290 gene encoding cyclin-dependent kinase G-1 isoform X1; this encodes MLGLLPSDQFSVSVSVSKVPFHHLLASSIITGAPELLLGAKEYSTAVDMWSVVCIMAELLTNKPLFDENIEVEQIGKIFRTLGTPTDKIWPKYSQLPGVKANFVHKSSNQLHKKFPRASITGSPVLSDSGLDLPSRLLTYCVFPVGNVSVRDLIKVSRTHFTFDWGAIHRTNSLSEDSSLKMGVAAQYYQGAKLLDFSFQDQDSCSTQSIDQSNTSSA